A window of Hyperolius riggenbachi isolate aHypRig1 chromosome 1, aHypRig1.pri, whole genome shotgun sequence contains these coding sequences:
- the LOC137508321 gene encoding peroxisomal coenzyme A diphosphatase NUDT7-like, giving the protein MPATTSDGDHAEDQAGNELSLRKKIKNIISRYDVGSRYSNVPLQKASILLPLLIRQGRLYLLLTVRSMKLKNMPGDVCFPGGRWDPEDQDDVATAVRESEEEIGLSRSQVEIIGRLVPYITKSPVYLVTPVVGIVEDTFEPLPNPNEVTAVFYVPLDFFISTDHCTLLDLNMHPFGMFRMYRYIYQDAETRKDFNIWGLTANAALLLSVMLLEKGPSFDQEFDLEKRIQTSEKFILDYNNLSKL; this is encoded by the exons ATGCCTGCCACCACTAGTGATGGTGACCATGCAGAGGATCAGGCAGGCAACGAGCTAAG TCTTAGAAAGAAGATCAAGAACATTATAAGCAGATATGATGTTGGCAGCAGATATTCAAACGTGCCTCTCCAGAAAGCCTCAATTCTGCTACCTCTGCTAATTAGACAAGGAAGACTGTACCTGCTTCTGACTGTCAGGTCAATGAAG TTGAAAAATATGCCAGGCGATGTGTGTTTTCCTGGAGGAAGGTGGGACCCTGAAGACCAAGATGATGTAGCAACCGCTGTAAGAGAATCTGAAGAAGAGATTGGTCTGTCCCGAAGTCAAGTAGAAATTATTGGCAGGCTTGTTCCCTATATTACTAAG TCTCCTGTTTACCTGGTGACTCCAGTAGTTGGGATTGTAGAAGACACCTTCGAGCCATTACCTAACCCCAATGAAGTCACAGCTGTCTTCTACGTGCCCTTGGATTTTTTCATTAGCACGGACCACTGTACTCTACTGGATTTGAATATGCATCCTTTCGGCATGTttagaatgtacaggtatatttatcaAGATGCAGAAACTAGGAAAGACTTTAATATCTGGGGATTAACAGCAAATGCGGCATTACTACTTTCTGTAATGCTCCTGGAAAAGGGTCCTTCATTTGACCAAGAGTTTGATCTGGAGAAAAGAATACAGACATCTGAAAAATTTATATTGGATTACAATAATCTAAGTAAATTGTAA